Proteins encoded in a region of the Oncorhynchus gorbuscha isolate QuinsamMale2020 ecotype Even-year linkage group LG16, OgorEven_v1.0, whole genome shotgun sequence genome:
- the LOC124000390 gene encoding mediator of RNA polymerase II transcription subunit 25-like isoform X5, with protein MDLPIKPGANQVADVVFVIEGTANLGPYFESLRKHYILPAIEYFNGGPPAETDFGGDYGGTQYGLVVFNTVDCAPESYVQCHAPTSSAFEFVSWIDSIQFMGGGAESCSLIAEGLSVALQLFDDFKKMREQIGQTHKVCVLLCNSPPYLLPAVESVSYTGCTADNLVKIIRDRGIHFSVVSPRKLPALRALFDRASPVGGQVDPHPDYSQDPFHMILVRGISLPVSSGGGSGLLKPILPPQPLPVSQPPLGPTSQAPPPISTAHPYQPPPSLNAAQAAAQMAVEAANNQKSRFPGMVNPGPPFSGQSTLPSVAGVKLAPSSQPSLSTVTIVSTPMLPQQQVPPPQQQQVQPPGQPQPNQQQSVPPQQQQPTANQQTPPSSQPGMPGVSAAQANPIGGQQQGVANKIVAWSGVLEWQEKPKASSMDSNTKLTRSLPCQVQVNQGENLNADQWPQKLIMQLIPQQLLTTLGPLFRNSRMVQFLFTNKDVESLKGLYRIMATGFAGCVHFPHSAPCEVRVLMLLYSSKKRIFMGLIPNDQSGFVNGIRQVITNHKQVQQHRSLGSGGPMPGPPGQVQPNQNFLNRPQGPIPVSHGNVQQQMTMRASGAPNQQPPVTGAPPNQVAQGGQAPPQGAMLRLPNPGANPQLRSLLLSQQQPQGGVGHMQGMMPHQGLGGQLVHPTPGAGPQMQAQWRQPLAGQMMMAAGQRGPGAQPPGMPQVSSVMEDEILMDLI; from the exons ATGGACCTGCCCATTAAACCTGGCGCCAATCAAGTGGCAGACGTGGTGTTCGTCATCGAAGGAACTGCAAACCTCGGCCCCTATTTTGAATCCCTCAGGAAACATTACATACTACCTGCAATCGA GTACTTCAATGGAGGCCCTCCAGCAGAGACAGACTTTGGAGGAGAT tatGGAGGCACACAGTATGGTCTTGTTGTGTTCAACACAGTGGACTGTGCTCCTGAATCCTACGTCCAGTGTCACGCACCAACCAGCTCAGCCTTTGAGTTTGTCTCGTGGATTGACAGCATCCA GTTcatgggaggaggagcagagagctgTAGTCTCATCGCAGAGGGTCTGTCTGTGGCCTTGCAGCTCTTTGATGACTTCAAAAAGATGAGAGAGCAAAT AGGTCAGACACACAAAGTATGTGTGCTGCTGTGTAACTCTCCGCCATACCTGCTCCCTGCCGTGGAGAGTGTCAGCTATACGGGCTGCACTGCAGACAATCTGGTCAAGATCATCAGAGAT AGAGGGATTCATTTTTCTGTGGTGTCGCCACGGAAACTGCCAGCGTTACGGGCACTGTTCGACAGGGCGTCACCAGTCGGGGGACAGGTCGACCCCCACCCAGACTACAGCCAAGACCCCTTCCACATGATCCTGGTTAGGGGTATCTCACTTCCTG TGTCATCAGGGGGAGGATCGGGCCTTCTCAAACCTATTCTACCCCCTCAACCCCTGCCTGTCAGTCAGCCTCCTCTTGGTCCCACCTCGCAGGCTCCTCCACCAATAAGCACGGCCCATCCATATCAG CCCCCACCTTCCCTTAACGCGGCCCAGGCAGCTGCACAGATGGCTGTAGAGGCAGCCAACAACCAGAAGAGTCGCT TCCCAGGCATGGTCAATCCTGGTCCCCCATTCAGCGGTCAGTCAACTCTCCCATCTGTAGCAGGAGTGAAGTTGGCTCCCTCCAGTCAGCCCAGCCTGTCCACAGTCACCATAGTTTCCACACCCATGTTGCCTCAGCAACAAGTCCCTCCCCCACAGCAGCAACAAGTCCAGCCGCCAGGACAACCACAGCCCAATCAGCAGCAGTCGGTGCCCCCTCAGCAGCAACAGCCCACAGCCAATCAGCAGACGCCCCCATCCTCACAGCCTGGCATG ccaggtgtgtctgcagCCCAGGCAAATCCGATTGGGGGGCAGCAGCAAGGCGTTGCCAATAAGATTGTAGCATGGAGTGGGGTACTGGAGTGGCAAGAG AAGCCCAAAGCCTCGTCTATGGATTCCAATACCAAACTCACTCGCTCCCTGCCCTGCCAGGTGCAAGTCAACCAAGGAGAGAACCT AAATGCCGACCAGTGGCCACAGAAGCTCATCATGCAATTGATCCCACAACAGCTACTG ACAACACTCGGTCCCCTCTTCAGAAACTCTAGAATGGTTCAGTTTCTCTTCACCAACAAAGATGTGGAGTCACTAAAAGGTCTTTATCGTATCATGGCCACTGGATTT GCGGGGTGCGTCCACTTCCCCCACAGCGCCCCCTGTGAGGTGCGGGTGCTCATGCTGCTCTACTCCTCCAAGAAGAGGATTTTCATGGGCCTCATCCCCAACGACCAGAGTGGCTTCGTCAACGGCATCCGACAGGTCATCACCAACCACAAACAGGTCCAGCAGCACCGCTCG TTAGGTTCAGGAGGGCCGATGCCAGGGCCACCTGGCCAGGTTCAACCCAATCAGAACTTCCTCAACCGGCCGCAGGGGCCCATCCCTGTCTCCCATGGCAACGTGCAGCAGCAG ATGACGATGAGAGCATCAGGCGCACCTAATCAGCAGCCGCCTGTCACAGGTGCTCCGCCCAACCAGGTCGCTCAGGGTGGACAGGCCCCGCCCCAGGGTGCCATGCTCCGCCTTCCAAACCCAGGAGCCAATCCGCAGCTGCGCAGTCTCCTCCTCAGCCAACAGCAGCCA CAGGGGGGTGTTGGTCACATGCAGGGCATGATGCCTCACCAGGGGCTGGGAGGGCAGCTGGTCCACCCTACTCCAGGAGCGGGCCCCCAAATGCAGGCCCAGTGGAGACAGCCCCTGGCAG gtcagaTGATGATGGCTGCTGGTCAGAGGGGCCCTGGAGCCCAGCCCCCCGGGATGCCCCAGGTGTCTTCCGTCATGGAGGACGAGATTCTCATGGACCTTATTTGA